A stretch of the Poseidonibacter parvus genome encodes the following:
- a CDS encoding urease accessory protein UreE encodes MIKKVVEIKKDIKANDEVELSWFDMQKPNLTAVSNKAVNFIIKAKFTHLHEDDILVAEDGYAIKVKRSEDNIYVFEFTDALNFAKVAYEIGNRHQPVMISDMNITVLDDISLVDIIEAAYKNDDIKITKTTGYFKANGKAHHSH; translated from the coding sequence TTGATAAAAAAAGTAGTAGAAATAAAAAAAGATATCAAAGCTAATGATGAGGTAGAATTATCATGGTTTGATATGCAAAAACCAAATTTAACAGCTGTATCAAATAAGGCTGTAAATTTCATAATAAAAGCAAAATTTACGCACTTACATGAAGATGATATTTTAGTTGCCGAGGATGGTTATGCAATTAAAGTAAAAAGAAGTGAAGATAATATTTATGTGTTTGAATTTACAGATGCTTTAAACTTTGCGAAAGTGGCTTATGAAATAGGAAATAGACATCAACCTGTAATGATTAGTGATATGAATATTACAGTTTTAGATGATATTTCATTAGTAGATATAATTGAAGCTGCATATAAAAATGATGATATAAAAATTACAAAAACTACTGGGTATTTTAAAGCAAATGGAAAAGCACATCATTCACACTAA
- a CDS encoding cytochrome c biogenesis protein CcdA: MEVGLIVLFWYGVLHAFGADHIVAIINFSLGKSKTKTFLITFAFAIGHGLMLFIFAKVLQEFTSIDSYLGYGDIISSSVIIAMGIYLIYLVNAKKIILDKHMHEGKEHIHLSFAKNHTHKKTDTKSAFIIGSLMGIGGVRGMLITLGVINSQSVDFTMVMAFVLGVSLVFICFGFIINYINENVLNSTKNIKRVFTTAGIVSILVGTNMILG; this comes from the coding sequence ATGGAAGTAGGTTTAATAGTTTTATTTTGGTATGGAGTACTTCATGCTTTTGGAGCTGATCATATCGTTGCAATAATCAACTTTTCACTTGGAAAAAGTAAAACAAAAACATTTTTGATTACTTTTGCCTTTGCAATAGGACATGGTTTAATGTTGTTTATTTTTGCAAAGGTTTTACAAGAGTTTACTTCAATAGATTCATATCTTGGATATGGAGATATTATAAGTTCATCAGTAATTATTGCTATGGGAATATATTTGATATATCTTGTAAATGCTAAAAAAATCATCTTAGACAAGCATATGCATGAAGGTAAAGAACATATACATTTGAGTTTTGCAAAAAATCATACTCATAAAAAAACAGATACAAAAAGTGCTTTTATTATAGGTTCACTAATGGGAATTGGTGGTGTAAGAGGTATGCTTATTACTCTTGGTGTTATAAATTCACAAAGTGTAGATTTTACTATGGTTATGGCTTTTGTTTTAGGGGTTAGTTTAGTGTTTATATGTTTTGGGTTTATTATAAATTATATAAATGAAAATGTTTTAAATAGTACAAAAAATATAAAAAGAGTATTTACAACAGCTGGAATTGTCTCAATTTTAGTTGGAACGAATATGATATTAGGATAA
- a CDS encoding urease subunit beta, translating into MLLTNREQEKLMIYTASKLAQERKDRGCKLNFPEATAIITSYILEGARDGKSVAQLMVDATKVLNHDDVMDGIASMMDMVQVEATFDDGTKLVTVHSPIQGNDTMIPGEYIVEDGEIELNENKEITTLEVENTGDRPVQIGSHYHFFEVNNNLDFNRGDAYGKRLDVAAGTSVRFEPGSKKKVNLVSYSGNRYMSGFNGLVEGNLDDETVKEQAMKNLSIFLGEK; encoded by the coding sequence ATGCTTTTAACGAATAGAGAACAAGAAAAACTGATGATTTACACAGCATCAAAGCTTGCACAAGAACGCAAGGATAGAGGTTGCAAACTTAATTTTCCAGAAGCAACTGCTATTATAACTTCATATATACTTGAAGGTGCTAGAGATGGGAAAAGTGTTGCCCAACTTATGGTTGATGCTACAAAAGTTTTAAACCATGATGATGTTATGGATGGAATTGCTTCTATGATGGATATGGTTCAAGTGGAAGCTACTTTTGATGATGGAACAAAACTTGTAACAGTTCATAGTCCAATACAAGGTAATGACACAATGATTCCTGGTGAATATATTGTAGAAGATGGTGAAATTGAACTAAATGAAAATAAAGAGATTACAACTTTAGAAGTTGAAAATACAGGCGATAGACCAGTGCAAATTGGTTCACATTATCACTTCTTTGAAGTAAACAATAATCTTGATTTCAATAGAGGTGATGCTTATGGAAAAAGACTTGATGTTGCTGCTGGTACTTCAGTACGATTTGAACCAGGAAGTAAAAAGAAAGTAAATTTAGTTTCATATAGTGGAAATAGATATATGAGTGGTTTCAATGGTTTAGTTGAAGGTAACTTAGATGATGAAACTGTAAAAGAACAAGCTATGAAAAACTTATCAATATTTTTAGGGGAGAAATAA
- the urtD gene encoding urea ABC transporter ATP-binding protein UrtD, protein MLVLDHENSHNIGELKKGKRILLVDGVTVSFDGFKALNNLSFSINYGELRCIIGANGAGKSTMMDVVTGKTRPDEGTVTFGDAVNLLEMDEPSIAEVGIGRKFQKPTVFQNNTVFENLELAMQDDKRFFKTLFSKISGEQKDKIEETMQLIGLKELYNQEAGILSHGQKQWLEIGMLIMQNPKLLLVDEPVAGMTPQEVDKTGQILTDLAKEHAVVVVEHDMEFIRSIASKVTVLHEGSVLAEGSMESIQNNEKVRKVYLGE, encoded by the coding sequence ATGTTAGTTTTAGATCATGAAAACTCACATAATATTGGTGAGTTAAAAAAGGGTAAAAGAATACTTCTTGTTGATGGTGTAACAGTTAGTTTTGATGGTTTTAAAGCTTTAAATAATTTAAGTTTTTCTATTAATTATGGAGAACTGCGATGTATTATTGGTGCAAACGGTGCTGGAAAATCTACTATGATGGATGTAGTTACTGGAAAAACAAGACCTGATGAAGGTACAGTTACTTTTGGTGATGCTGTAAATTTACTTGAAATGGATGAACCATCAATTGCAGAAGTAGGAATTGGTAGAAAATTTCAAAAACCAACTGTTTTTCAAAATAATACAGTTTTTGAGAATCTTGAGCTTGCTATGCAAGATGATAAGAGGTTTTTCAAAACACTTTTTTCAAAAATATCTGGTGAACAAAAAGATAAAATAGAAGAAACAATGCAACTTATTGGTTTAAAAGAACTTTATAATCAAGAAGCAGGAATTTTATCTCACGGTCAAAAACAATGGCTTGAAATTGGAATGCTTATTATGCAAAATCCAAAGTTATTATTAGTTGATGAACCAGTTGCTGGAATGACTCCTCAAGAAGTTGATAAAACAGGACAAATTTTGACAGATTTAGCAAAAGAACATGCTGTTGTAGTTGTTGAGCATGATATGGAATTTATTAGAAGTATTGCTTCAAAAGTAACTGTTTTACATGAAGGTTCAGTTCTTGCAGAAGGAAGTATGGAAAGTATTCAAAACAATGAAAAAGTAAGAAAAGTATATTTAGGTGAATAA
- the ureC gene encoding urease subunit alpha gives MKISKQKYAAMYGPTTGDRFRLADTSLIAQIEKDYTTYGEEVKFGGGKTIRDGMAQSPKAVDVADLIITNAVIIDYTGIYKADIGIKNGKILAIGKAGNPELCDGITEGLEIGANTEILSAEGKVITAGGVDSHIHFISPTQIDEALSSGVTTMIGGGTGPNTGTNATTCTPGEWNISKMIESVENYPLNFGFMGKGNSSSYEALQSQIEAGAMGLKLHEDWGSTPKAIDTCLSVADDFDIQVAIHTDTLNESGFVENTVGSFKNRTIHTFHSEGAGGGHAPDIMKVAGLANVLPSSTNPTLPYTKNTIEEHLDMLMVCHHLSPKIPEDVSFAESRIRGKTIAAEDVLHDIGAISITSSDSQAMGRVGEVLIRTWQVADSMKKQRGALPSDNEKCDNERIKRYIAKYTINPAIACGIDEHVGSVEVGKMADLVMWDRALFGVKPSLVIKGGFIALSVMGDANASIPTPEPNLYRKMFGSEGKASAKISAIFTSKVASGDLKEKLGIDKKVLAVKNTRNIGKKDMKLNDFIGDIVVDPETYDVLVDGELITSDYVTTVPMAKKYFMF, from the coding sequence ATGAAAATTTCAAAACAAAAATATGCTGCGATGTATGGACCAACTACGGGTGATAGATTTAGATTAGCAGACACATCTTTAATTGCCCAAATTGAAAAAGATTATACAACTTATGGTGAAGAAGTAAAATTTGGTGGTGGTAAAACTATTAGAGATGGAATGGCTCAAAGTCCAAAAGCTGTTGATGTTGCTGATTTGATTATTACAAATGCTGTGATTATTGATTATACTGGTATTTACAAAGCTGATATTGGAATAAAGAATGGAAAGATTTTAGCTATTGGAAAAGCTGGAAATCCTGAGCTTTGTGATGGAATAACTGAAGGTTTAGAAATAGGTGCTAATACTGAGATACTTTCTGCTGAAGGAAAAGTAATAACAGCAGGTGGAGTTGATTCACATATTCACTTTATTTCACCAACGCAAATAGATGAAGCTTTAAGTTCTGGAGTTACTACAATGATAGGAGGTGGTACTGGACCAAACACTGGTACTAATGCAACTACTTGTACTCCAGGTGAGTGGAATATTTCTAAAATGATTGAATCGGTTGAAAACTATCCTTTAAACTTTGGTTTTATGGGAAAAGGAAACTCTTCATCATATGAAGCCTTACAATCACAGATTGAAGCAGGAGCAATGGGTCTTAAACTTCATGAAGACTGGGGAAGTACTCCAAAGGCAATTGATACTTGTTTAAGTGTTGCAGATGATTTTGATATACAAGTTGCAATTCATACAGATACTTTAAATGAATCAGGTTTTGTAGAAAATACAGTGGGTTCATTTAAGAATAGAACTATTCATACTTTCCACTCTGAAGGTGCTGGAGGAGGTCATGCTCCTGATATTATGAAAGTTGCAGGTTTAGCAAATGTATTACCATCTTCAACAAATCCAACTTTACCATATACAAAAAATACTATTGAAGAGCATCTTGATATGCTTATGGTTTGTCATCATTTAAGTCCAAAAATTCCTGAAGATGTAAGTTTCGCAGAATCTAGAATTAGAGGTAAGACAATTGCAGCTGAAGATGTACTTCATGATATTGGTGCTATTAGTATTACAAGTTCTGATTCACAAGCAATGGGTAGAGTTGGAGAAGTTCTTATTCGTACATGGCAAGTTGCTGATTCTATGAAAAAACAAAGAGGTGCATTACCAAGTGATAATGAAAAGTGTGATAATGAAAGAATTAAAAGATATATTGCAAAATATACTATAAATCCTGCCATTGCATGTGGTATTGATGAGCATGTAGGAAGTGTAGAGGTTGGTAAGATGGCTGACCTTGTTATGTGGGATAGAGCTTTATTTGGAGTGAAACCTTCTTTAGTTATTAAAGGTGGATTTATTGCTTTAAGTGTAATGGGTGATGCAAATGCTTCAATTCCAACACCAGAACCAAACTTATATAGAAAGATGTTCGGTTCAGAAGGAAAAGCCAGTGCAAAAATTAGTGCTATCTTTACTTCAAAAGTTGCAAGTGGTGATTTAAAAGAAAAACTTGGAATTGATAAAAAGGTATTGGCTGTTAAAAATACTAGAAATATCGGTAAAAAAGATATGAAATTAAATGACTTTATTGGAGATATTGTAGTTGACCCTGAAACTTATGATGTTTTAGTTGATGGTGAATTAATCACATCAGATTATGTAACAACAGTGCCAATGGCTAAAAAATATTTTATGTTCTAA
- the urtE gene encoding urea ABC transporter ATP-binding subunit UrtE, translating to MIQIDKLNQFYAQSHTLWDLTLELKKGRCTCLMGRNGVGKTTLSKVIMGLLPISSGKLIYDGQDISKLNAHDRAQIAIGYVPQGREIFSQLTVEENLQIGVLSNRNKIKSVPEKIYDLFPVLKDMANRKGGDLSGGQQQQLAIGRALCIDPKFLILDEPSEGIQPNIVAQIGDVIDYLTKEEQMTVMLVEQKLPFARKHGDDFYVIDRGSVVANGEISQLSDEIVKQHLSV from the coding sequence ATGATACAAATAGATAAATTAAATCAGTTTTATGCTCAAAGTCATACCTTATGGGATTTAACTTTAGAATTAAAAAAAGGTAGATGTACTTGTTTAATGGGAAGAAATGGTGTTGGTAAAACAACACTTTCAAAAGTAATCATGGGATTACTTCCAATTTCAAGTGGAAAATTAATATACGATGGTCAAGATATTTCAAAACTAAATGCACATGATAGAGCACAAATTGCAATAGGTTATGTTCCTCAAGGAAGAGAAATATTTTCACAATTAACAGTAGAAGAAAATCTTCAAATTGGAGTACTTTCTAATAGAAATAAAATTAAAAGTGTTCCTGAAAAAATTTATGATTTATTTCCAGTTTTAAAAGATATGGCAAATAGAAAAGGTGGGGATTTATCTGGAGGTCAACAACAGCAACTTGCTATTGGAAGAGCTTTATGTATTGACCCAAAGTTTCTAATTCTTGATGAACCAAGTGAAGGGATACAACCAAATATTGTTGCTCAAATTGGTGATGTAATTGACTATCTTACAAAAGAAGAACAAATGACAGTAATGTTAGTTGAACAAAAGTTACCATTTGCTAGAAAACATGGTGATGATTTTTATGTAATTGATAGAGGTTCTGTTGTTGCTAATGGCGAGATTTCACAGTTAAGTGATGAGATTGTAAAACAGCATTTATCTGTATAG
- a CDS encoding urease accessory protein UreD, giving the protein MSLKFNFKNDKFSLDRLNLPSRYYLFNDEENYIKLLNIGEGIFPKDRIKTNFKLDNSNLIITTESATKIYPSNSKYFSLNNIDIKIKNKSNLEFLNDELILYKDAKFIQTFKLEFDKDSTFFYTDILSNGRSYEDFDFTSMKIKNSFIEEGRCEYIEKFDIEGIELKNYIKRKSSKTNLFAKVYIKTIDNVAFLEKLEKEEFSTFTYSKSKRLIIGVLSSENMAILKDKVLKVWDIYRKNLEKNSFNMGKQ; this is encoded by the coding sequence ATGAGTTTAAAGTTTAATTTTAAAAATGATAAATTTTCACTAGATAGATTGAATCTTCCCTCTAGATATTATCTATTTAATGATGAGGAAAACTATATCAAACTTCTTAATATTGGAGAAGGTATTTTTCCAAAAGATAGGATTAAAACAAACTTTAAACTAGATAATTCAAACTTAATAATTACAACAGAATCAGCTACAAAAATATATCCTTCAAACTCTAAATATTTTAGTCTAAATAATATTGATATTAAAATCAAAAATAAATCGAATTTAGAATTTTTAAATGATGAACTAATTTTATATAAAGATGCAAAATTTATTCAAACATTTAAGCTTGAATTTGATAAAGATTCAACCTTTTTTTATACTGATATTTTAAGTAATGGGCGAAGCTACGAAGATTTTGATTTTACTAGTATGAAAATAAAAAACTCTTTTATTGAAGAGGGGAGATGTGAATATATAGAAAAGTTTGATATTGAAGGTATTGAGTTAAAAAATTATATAAAAAGAAAAAGTAGCAAAACAAATCTTTTTGCAAAAGTTTATATCAAAACTATAGATAATGTTGCTTTTTTAGAAAAGTTAGAAAAAGAAGAGTTTTCAACTTTTACATATTCTAAATCAAAAAGACTGATAATTGGCGTTTTAAGTAGTGAGAATATGGCTATTTTAAAAGATAAAGTCTTAAAAGTTTGGGATATTTATAGAAAAAATTTAGAAAAAAACAGTTTTAATATGGGGAAACAATAA